Proteins encoded in a region of the Bicyclus anynana chromosome 9, ilBicAnyn1.1, whole genome shotgun sequence genome:
- the LOC112058472 gene encoding sodium-dependent nutrient amino acid transporter 1 isoform X1: MAVVTRPFGVVPSARVDSRQARTPSHGRTVRRIFDVIKIQICTIAVSFTLFNSVRLPREAFKYGDIPYLVVYSFWLLVVALPTTLLQLAIGQLSHQDPVGVWRAVPILRGVGHLKILTSYLCCIYSMVYIALSAAYMIWIGKGTFPLKDCTKLHMTPNGYENKMNASECFNSTFLAPFTEQPQYLGVMAILIFVLWFFLPIMLYRLHKSLKISLVILAAIIITVAIVLTVFLSDINILSNMLESCEHWSPLSEPYIWHSTLVQALLSTQIVSGYLISAGGSLYRHSDVRWTSTFATITNLLSGWLSVFLWQSIGGEGIKDTSFIAILVLIYQSSVSEKRTKEWPLLAFGLVLVSGIITVLALLFPIYDKLHRLAGDYWRIFACASSALGTALTVSVLAQGLDLAAVLDELVIPVLAVFTTIVEIVGFVFIYGWFYLTVDIHFITGSRLPWFWLMTWWSTPVLLMGVTGWWLRSLLRVTMDQGQTLWPLGGVFVGILVVMVVMAAVAVAKEEQFNLLTKIASAFRPSRLWGPEEPMSRYIWMSQRFANENNSEHDYNTDTKTFNHIINKYHDKCNEIYNEDWLHSTDIYQSTPKAQTKNDHNIKNENPLYNDVGAIYSIPTVSTIKKKKKADEQFRSPNICIAKGELGGPVNCNCNRHFQLNVPDLRNNEVSTSL; this comes from the exons ATGGCAGTGGTGACCCGGCCGTTTGGTGTTGTACCCAGTGCGAGAGTCGATAGTCGGCAGGCGAGAACTCCCAGCCATGGCAGG ACAGTCAGGCGGATATTCGACGTTATCAAGATACAAATATGCACAATAGCCGTATCGTTCACACTTTTCAATTCGGTCCGGCTACCAAGAGAGGCGTTCAAGTATGGCGACATCCCGTACTTGGTCGTCTATTCGTTCTGGTTGCTCGTGGTTGCGCTACCAACGACGCTGCTGCAACTGGCGATCGGGCAACTCAGTCATCAGGACCCGGTTGGAGTATGGAGAGCAGTGCCTATATTACGAg GAGTGGGTCACCTGAAAATTCTGACGTCATACCTGTGCTGCATCTACAGCATGGTGTACATAGCACTGTCAGCCGCCTACATGATCTGGATAGGCAAGGGCACCTTCCCACTCAAGGACTGTACAAAATTACACATGACTCCG aATGGTTACGAAAACAAAATGAATGCATCTGAATGTTTTAA CTCGACGTTTTTGGCGCCATTCACCGAACAGCCACAGTATCTCGGCGTAATGGCGATTTTAATATTCGTTTTATGGTTCTTTCTGCCCATTAT gtTGTATCGTCTCCACAAAAGTCTCAAAATCTCCTTGGTAATTTTAGCTGCAATCATAATCACAGTTGCCATAGTCTTAACCGTATTCTTATCGGACATAAACATATTATCAAACATGCTCGAGTCCTGCGAGCATTGGTCTCCTTTATCAGAACCATACATCTGGCACAGTACGCTTGTTCAAGCGCTATTGTCGACTCAAATAGTTAGTGGATATTTAATAAGTGCTGGAGGATCTTTATACAGACATTCCGATGTCCGATG GACATCAACATTTGCAACAATAACAAATCTACTATCAGGATGGTTGTCTGTTTTTCTATGGCAATCAATAGGAGGGGAAGGAATCAAGGATACTAGTTTTATAGcaatattagttttaatatatCAGTCTTCCGTATCAGAGAAGAGAACTAAGGAATGGCCTCTGTTGGCATTTGGATTGGTGTTGGTATCAGGCATTATAACTGTG cTAGCTCTTCTTTTTCCCATTTACGATAAACTGCATCGACTAGCTGGAGATTACTGGCGGATATTCGCTTGTGCATCATCAGCTCTTGGCACTGCATTGACGGTGTCCGTGCTCGCCCAGGGTCTGGACCTGGCAGCTGTGTTAGATGAACTTGTTATACCTGTGTTGGCTGTGTTCACTACGATAGTGGAAATCGTtggatttgtttttatttatg GTTGGTTCTACCTCACAGTAGACATACACTTCATTACGGGTTCAAGGTTACCGTGGTTCTGGCTAATGACGTGGTGGTCTACTCCTGTACTGCTGATGGGCGTCACTGGATGGTGGTTACGATCTTTGCTGAGGGTCACAATGGACCAAGGGCAGACGTTGTGGCCTTTGGGAGGGGTGTTTGTTGGGATATTGGTAGTCATGGTGGTGATGGCTGCCGTAGCCGTAGCGAAGGAAGAGcaatttaatttgttaact AAAATAGCATCAGCCTTCCGACCTTCCCGGTTATGGGGACCAGAGGAACCAATGTCAAGATACATTTGGATGTCGCAACGTTTCGCAAATGAAAACAATTCCGAACACGACTATAATACAGATACCAAGACATTTAACCACATTATTAATAAGTATCACGATAAATGCAATGAAATATACAACGAAGATTGGTTACATAGTACAGATATATACCAAAGCACACCAAAAGCTCAAACCAAAAAtgatcataatattaaaaatgaaaacccACTTTACAATGATGTTGGGGCGATATATTCAATACCAACAGTATCAActattaaaaagaagaaaaaagcaGACGAACAATTTAGATCACCAAATATATGTATTGCTAAAGGCGAATTAGGAGGTCCAGTAAATTGTAACTGCAATAGACATTTTCAACTCAACGTGCCGGATTTAAGAAACAACGAAGTATCGACTAGTCTGTAG
- the LOC112058472 gene encoding sodium-dependent nutrient amino acid transporter 1 isoform X2 — protein MDLCPEFIREETVRRIFDVIKIQICTIAVSFTLFNSVRLPREAFKYGDIPYLVVYSFWLLVVALPTTLLQLAIGQLSHQDPVGVWRAVPILRGVGHLKILTSYLCCIYSMVYIALSAAYMIWIGKGTFPLKDCTKLHMTPNGYENKMNASECFNSTFLAPFTEQPQYLGVMAILIFVLWFFLPIMLYRLHKSLKISLVILAAIIITVAIVLTVFLSDINILSNMLESCEHWSPLSEPYIWHSTLVQALLSTQIVSGYLISAGGSLYRHSDVRWTSTFATITNLLSGWLSVFLWQSIGGEGIKDTSFIAILVLIYQSSVSEKRTKEWPLLAFGLVLVSGIITVLALLFPIYDKLHRLAGDYWRIFACASSALGTALTVSVLAQGLDLAAVLDELVIPVLAVFTTIVEIVGFVFIYGWFYLTVDIHFITGSRLPWFWLMTWWSTPVLLMGVTGWWLRSLLRVTMDQGQTLWPLGGVFVGILVVMVVMAAVAVAKEEQFNLLTKIASAFRPSRLWGPEEPMSRYIWMSQRFANENNSEHDYNTDTKTFNHIINKYHDKCNEIYNEDWLHSTDIYQSTPKAQTKNDHNIKNENPLYNDVGAIYSIPTVSTIKKKKKADEQFRSPNICIAKGELGGPVNCNCNRHFQLNVPDLRNNEVSTSL, from the exons ACAGTCAGGCGGATATTCGACGTTATCAAGATACAAATATGCACAATAGCCGTATCGTTCACACTTTTCAATTCGGTCCGGCTACCAAGAGAGGCGTTCAAGTATGGCGACATCCCGTACTTGGTCGTCTATTCGTTCTGGTTGCTCGTGGTTGCGCTACCAACGACGCTGCTGCAACTGGCGATCGGGCAACTCAGTCATCAGGACCCGGTTGGAGTATGGAGAGCAGTGCCTATATTACGAg GAGTGGGTCACCTGAAAATTCTGACGTCATACCTGTGCTGCATCTACAGCATGGTGTACATAGCACTGTCAGCCGCCTACATGATCTGGATAGGCAAGGGCACCTTCCCACTCAAGGACTGTACAAAATTACACATGACTCCG aATGGTTACGAAAACAAAATGAATGCATCTGAATGTTTTAA CTCGACGTTTTTGGCGCCATTCACCGAACAGCCACAGTATCTCGGCGTAATGGCGATTTTAATATTCGTTTTATGGTTCTTTCTGCCCATTAT gtTGTATCGTCTCCACAAAAGTCTCAAAATCTCCTTGGTAATTTTAGCTGCAATCATAATCACAGTTGCCATAGTCTTAACCGTATTCTTATCGGACATAAACATATTATCAAACATGCTCGAGTCCTGCGAGCATTGGTCTCCTTTATCAGAACCATACATCTGGCACAGTACGCTTGTTCAAGCGCTATTGTCGACTCAAATAGTTAGTGGATATTTAATAAGTGCTGGAGGATCTTTATACAGACATTCCGATGTCCGATG GACATCAACATTTGCAACAATAACAAATCTACTATCAGGATGGTTGTCTGTTTTTCTATGGCAATCAATAGGAGGGGAAGGAATCAAGGATACTAGTTTTATAGcaatattagttttaatatatCAGTCTTCCGTATCAGAGAAGAGAACTAAGGAATGGCCTCTGTTGGCATTTGGATTGGTGTTGGTATCAGGCATTATAACTGTG cTAGCTCTTCTTTTTCCCATTTACGATAAACTGCATCGACTAGCTGGAGATTACTGGCGGATATTCGCTTGTGCATCATCAGCTCTTGGCACTGCATTGACGGTGTCCGTGCTCGCCCAGGGTCTGGACCTGGCAGCTGTGTTAGATGAACTTGTTATACCTGTGTTGGCTGTGTTCACTACGATAGTGGAAATCGTtggatttgtttttatttatg GTTGGTTCTACCTCACAGTAGACATACACTTCATTACGGGTTCAAGGTTACCGTGGTTCTGGCTAATGACGTGGTGGTCTACTCCTGTACTGCTGATGGGCGTCACTGGATGGTGGTTACGATCTTTGCTGAGGGTCACAATGGACCAAGGGCAGACGTTGTGGCCTTTGGGAGGGGTGTTTGTTGGGATATTGGTAGTCATGGTGGTGATGGCTGCCGTAGCCGTAGCGAAGGAAGAGcaatttaatttgttaact AAAATAGCATCAGCCTTCCGACCTTCCCGGTTATGGGGACCAGAGGAACCAATGTCAAGATACATTTGGATGTCGCAACGTTTCGCAAATGAAAACAATTCCGAACACGACTATAATACAGATACCAAGACATTTAACCACATTATTAATAAGTATCACGATAAATGCAATGAAATATACAACGAAGATTGGTTACATAGTACAGATATATACCAAAGCACACCAAAAGCTCAAACCAAAAAtgatcataatattaaaaatgaaaacccACTTTACAATGATGTTGGGGCGATATATTCAATACCAACAGTATCAActattaaaaagaagaaaaaagcaGACGAACAATTTAGATCACCAAATATATGTATTGCTAAAGGCGAATTAGGAGGTCCAGTAAATTGTAACTGCAATAGACATTTTCAACTCAACGTGCCGGATTTAAGAAACAACGAAGTATCGACTAGTCTGTAG
- the LOC112058472 gene encoding sodium-dependent nutrient amino acid transporter 1 isoform X3: protein MVYIALSAAYMIWIGKGTFPLKDCTKLHMTPNGYENKMNASECFNSTFLAPFTEQPQYLGVMAILIFVLWFFLPIMLYRLHKSLKISLVILAAIIITVAIVLTVFLSDINILSNMLESCEHWSPLSEPYIWHSTLVQALLSTQIVSGYLISAGGSLYRHSDVRWTSTFATITNLLSGWLSVFLWQSIGGEGIKDTSFIAILVLIYQSSVSEKRTKEWPLLAFGLVLVSGIITVLALLFPIYDKLHRLAGDYWRIFACASSALGTALTVSVLAQGLDLAAVLDELVIPVLAVFTTIVEIVGFVFIYGWFYLTVDIHFITGSRLPWFWLMTWWSTPVLLMGVTGWWLRSLLRVTMDQGQTLWPLGGVFVGILVVMVVMAAVAVAKEEQFNLLTKIASAFRPSRLWGPEEPMSRYIWMSQRFANENNSEHDYNTDTKTFNHIINKYHDKCNEIYNEDWLHSTDIYQSTPKAQTKNDHNIKNENPLYNDVGAIYSIPTVSTIKKKKKADEQFRSPNICIAKGELGGPVNCNCNRHFQLNVPDLRNNEVSTSL, encoded by the exons ATGGTGTACATAGCACTGTCAGCCGCCTACATGATCTGGATAGGCAAGGGCACCTTCCCACTCAAGGACTGTACAAAATTACACATGACTCCG aATGGTTACGAAAACAAAATGAATGCATCTGAATGTTTTAA CTCGACGTTTTTGGCGCCATTCACCGAACAGCCACAGTATCTCGGCGTAATGGCGATTTTAATATTCGTTTTATGGTTCTTTCTGCCCATTAT gtTGTATCGTCTCCACAAAAGTCTCAAAATCTCCTTGGTAATTTTAGCTGCAATCATAATCACAGTTGCCATAGTCTTAACCGTATTCTTATCGGACATAAACATATTATCAAACATGCTCGAGTCCTGCGAGCATTGGTCTCCTTTATCAGAACCATACATCTGGCACAGTACGCTTGTTCAAGCGCTATTGTCGACTCAAATAGTTAGTGGATATTTAATAAGTGCTGGAGGATCTTTATACAGACATTCCGATGTCCGATG GACATCAACATTTGCAACAATAACAAATCTACTATCAGGATGGTTGTCTGTTTTTCTATGGCAATCAATAGGAGGGGAAGGAATCAAGGATACTAGTTTTATAGcaatattagttttaatatatCAGTCTTCCGTATCAGAGAAGAGAACTAAGGAATGGCCTCTGTTGGCATTTGGATTGGTGTTGGTATCAGGCATTATAACTGTG cTAGCTCTTCTTTTTCCCATTTACGATAAACTGCATCGACTAGCTGGAGATTACTGGCGGATATTCGCTTGTGCATCATCAGCTCTTGGCACTGCATTGACGGTGTCCGTGCTCGCCCAGGGTCTGGACCTGGCAGCTGTGTTAGATGAACTTGTTATACCTGTGTTGGCTGTGTTCACTACGATAGTGGAAATCGTtggatttgtttttatttatg GTTGGTTCTACCTCACAGTAGACATACACTTCATTACGGGTTCAAGGTTACCGTGGTTCTGGCTAATGACGTGGTGGTCTACTCCTGTACTGCTGATGGGCGTCACTGGATGGTGGTTACGATCTTTGCTGAGGGTCACAATGGACCAAGGGCAGACGTTGTGGCCTTTGGGAGGGGTGTTTGTTGGGATATTGGTAGTCATGGTGGTGATGGCTGCCGTAGCCGTAGCGAAGGAAGAGcaatttaatttgttaact AAAATAGCATCAGCCTTCCGACCTTCCCGGTTATGGGGACCAGAGGAACCAATGTCAAGATACATTTGGATGTCGCAACGTTTCGCAAATGAAAACAATTCCGAACACGACTATAATACAGATACCAAGACATTTAACCACATTATTAATAAGTATCACGATAAATGCAATGAAATATACAACGAAGATTGGTTACATAGTACAGATATATACCAAAGCACACCAAAAGCTCAAACCAAAAAtgatcataatattaaaaatgaaaacccACTTTACAATGATGTTGGGGCGATATATTCAATACCAACAGTATCAActattaaaaagaagaaaaaagcaGACGAACAATTTAGATCACCAAATATATGTATTGCTAAAGGCGAATTAGGAGGTCCAGTAAATTGTAACTGCAATAGACATTTTCAACTCAACGTGCCGGATTTAAGAAACAACGAAGTATCGACTAGTCTGTAG